The Petrocella atlantisensis genome has a window encoding:
- the mltG gene encoding endolytic transglycosylase MltG, with amino-acid sequence MENKSNQKKQKQKGENLVKKIFGEIMQWIIRGVFIVLAIAILIKGGGWAFAEAYDLLAKTPSANQEVRNVSLVIPKGATTETIAGILEENGLIGSSLFFRMKSKFDGNDGKFQYGDYTLSTAMSEEDIMEILMTAGAKRETKKFTIVEGLTLAKTAESLEEQGICTKAEFFEALDNTNWGYKFLESVPDDSVRNIVYQGYLFPSTYEIYVDATAVDVISTMFDQMDKIWTDEYYARAEELGLTVDEVITIASIIEKEVVEPSEQPIVSGIIHNRLKVDMKLQMCSSVLYVLGKHRSRLLYSDLETPSPYNTYINDGLPIGPIANPGAGAIHAALYPDDNDYLYFVLKDDGSSTHEFNSDYDDHVNDKSKYTNTFNY; translated from the coding sequence TTGGAAAATAAAAGTAATCAAAAAAAACAAAAACAAAAAGGTGAAAACTTGGTAAAGAAAATATTTGGAGAAATTATGCAGTGGATCATTAGAGGCGTTTTTATTGTGTTGGCAATCGCCATCTTAATCAAGGGCGGCGGTTGGGCTTTTGCAGAAGCTTATGATTTACTAGCAAAAACCCCTAGTGCGAATCAGGAAGTACGTAATGTAAGTCTGGTCATACCAAAAGGTGCCACAACGGAGACCATTGCAGGTATTTTAGAAGAAAATGGTTTGATTGGTAGCAGTCTGTTTTTTAGAATGAAGTCAAAATTTGACGGTAATGACGGTAAATTTCAATATGGGGATTATACTTTAAGTACAGCCATGAGTGAAGAAGACATTATGGAAATCTTGATGACAGCAGGCGCAAAAAGGGAGACAAAGAAATTCACGATAGTAGAAGGCCTTACACTAGCAAAAACGGCTGAATCCTTAGAAGAACAAGGTATATGTACGAAAGCAGAATTCTTTGAGGCCCTTGACAACACCAATTGGGGCTACAAATTCTTAGAAAGTGTACCGGACGACAGTGTTCGAAACATTGTATATCAAGGTTATTTGTTTCCAAGTACATATGAAATCTATGTGGATGCGACAGCAGTAGATGTCATCAGTACCATGTTTGATCAAATGGATAAAATATGGACAGATGAATACTATGCAAGAGCAGAAGAATTAGGATTAACAGTGGATGAAGTCATAACCATTGCTTCAATTATTGAGAAAGAAGTCGTTGAGCCAAGTGAGCAACCCATCGTATCCGGTATTATTCATAACAGGCTTAAGGTTGATATGAAGCTTCAGATGTGTTCGTCCGTTCTATATGTATTGGGCAAACATAGGAGCAGGTTACTCTACAGTGATCTTGAGACACCGTCACCTTACAACACATATATAAACGACGGTCTTCCAATCGGTCCGATTGCCAACCCCGGCGCAGGCGCCATTCATGCAGCCTTATATCCGGACGACAATGATTATCTCTACTTTGTATTAAAAGACGACGGATCCAGTACCCACGAGTTCAACTCAGACTACGACGACCACGTCAACGACAAATCCAAATATACGAATACATTTAATTATTAA
- a CDS encoding peptidase U32 family protein, whose protein sequence is MNKPELLIPAGSLENLYIAVAYGADAVYIGGEAFGLRAKAKNFDQQKMIQGITYAHGHGVKVYVTANIIAHNEDIDQARAYFKELLEIQPDGVIIADPGMLMVAKEVMPDMEFHLSTQANNTNYATMQFWHQQGVKRVVVARELSLEEITTAKQKVPDTLDFEAFVHGAMCISYSGRCLLSNYMSGRDANKGACTHPCRWTYHLVEETRPGEYMPVYENERGTYIYNSKDLCLISHIDQLVASGIDSFKIEGRMKTALYVATVTKTWREAIDDYFSDPDVYASKLAYYEAEVRKCTHRQFTTGFYFGKPDGDEQIYTSNTYTRSYTFVGKGIDYDPIKKLAHIQQRNKFVVGDTLEVLKTNGKNIEFIVDTMYNIEGEIVREAPHPKQDIWIEVDFEILPNEIIRRPADQDSA, encoded by the coding sequence ATGAATAAACCAGAATTATTAATCCCGGCAGGAAGCTTGGAGAATCTATATATAGCCGTAGCATACGGCGCAGATGCTGTGTATATCGGCGGTGAAGCTTTTGGTCTTAGAGCAAAGGCCAAAAACTTTGATCAACAAAAAATGATACAAGGTATAACCTATGCTCATGGGCATGGGGTCAAGGTATATGTAACCGCCAATATTATAGCCCATAATGAAGACATTGATCAGGCAAGGGCTTACTTTAAAGAGCTCCTTGAAATACAGCCGGATGGTGTGATTATAGCGGATCCGGGTATGCTCATGGTAGCCAAAGAAGTTATGCCGGATATGGAATTCCATCTAAGTACCCAAGCCAATAATACCAATTATGCCACCATGCAATTTTGGCACCAACAAGGTGTGAAACGGGTGGTGGTTGCAAGAGAATTGTCTCTTGAGGAGATTACCACAGCTAAGCAAAAAGTACCGGATACTTTAGACTTTGAAGCCTTTGTTCATGGCGCCATGTGTATATCTTATTCCGGTAGATGTTTGCTTAGCAATTATATGAGTGGAAGAGATGCCAATAAAGGTGCTTGTACCCATCCTTGTCGTTGGACTTACCATCTTGTTGAGGAAACAAGACCAGGTGAATACATGCCAGTCTATGAGAATGAACGGGGCACTTATATCTACAATTCTAAGGACCTATGCTTGATTAGCCATATCGATCAATTGGTGGCTTCGGGGATTGATAGTTTTAAGATTGAAGGCCGGATGAAAACAGCCCTCTATGTCGCAACCGTCACAAAAACATGGCGTGAAGCCATAGATGACTATTTCAGCGATCCTGATGTATACGCTTCTAAGTTAGCCTATTATGAGGCGGAAGTGCGTAAATGCACTCATAGGCAGTTTACAACCGGGTTTTATTTTGGTAAGCCGGATGGGGATGAGCAGATTTATACAAGCAACACCTATACCCGTAGTTATACCTTTGTAGGCAAGGGTATTGACTATGACCCTATTAAAAAGTTGGCCCATATACAACAAAGGAATAAGTTTGTTGTCGGCGATACACTAGAAGTTCTTAAAACAAATGGTAAAAATATTGAATTTATTGTAGATACGATGTACAATATAGAAGGAGAAATCGTCAGGGAAGCACCGCATCCGAAACAAGACATCTGGATAGAAGTGGATTTCGAAATATTACCAAATGAAATCATTAGAAGACCGGCAGATCAGGATAGCGCTTGA
- a CDS encoding YlbF family regulator, with translation MNEDLKNETKAYIDRIKKTDAYVDYLNYKSILERQPELKAQVDAFRRKSFEIQAGHKYGYFNAYENLLNLRSQNNDLLNEAIVKSFLEAELKVSKMLTDILATFAEEVDFDLDFLQE, from the coding sequence ATGAACGAAGACTTAAAAAATGAGACAAAAGCATATATTGATCGAATAAAGAAAACTGACGCATATGTGGATTATCTGAATTATAAATCCATATTAGAACGACAACCGGAATTGAAAGCACAAGTAGATGCGTTTAGACGCAAATCCTTTGAAATTCAAGCAGGACACAAGTATGGCTATTTTAATGCCTATGAGAATCTCTTGAATTTAAGGTCTCAAAACAATGATCTATTAAATGAAGCCATCGTAAAATCTTTTCTTGAAGCAGAATTAAAGGTTTCGAAAATGTTAACAGATATACTAGCCACTTTTGCTGAAGAAGTGGATTTTGATCTAGATTTTCTACAGGAGTGA
- a CDS encoding GspE/PulE family protein, giving the protein MRNFKKKLRIGDLLLQYGIITEEQLQTALSHQKSDGGKIGETLISLGYVTKQNINEVLEYQLGIPYVDLTEYNIDKDATSVITETLARRHLLIPIKITETELYVAMEDPLNIFAIDDVRIFSGKDIIPMLATEDQVLKAIDLHYGKEQANQAAEQYKAEHSTEIDQGLQDLEGASDSAVKNAPIVKLVNTILEQGVHNRASDVHIEPYEKRIRVRYRIDGNLKQLFEYEPSLLSAIVARIKIMGGMDIAEKRKPQDGRISITVDRLEYDIRVSSLPTTYGEKVVMRINSKEGFNKGKSELGLFRDDLEKFENILSNPFGIILVTGPTGSGKSTTLYTALNEINDEEINIVTVEDPVESQIQGINQVQVNVKAGLSFATALRSILRQDPDVIMIGEIRDGETAEIAVKASVTGHLVVSTLHTNDAPSSITRLMDMGIEPFLIGASVVGVIAQRLVRRLCPKCRTKAPATEFEKNILNISEEDDLQLYKAVGCHVCNHTGYMGRIGVYEIMPVGHEIRNIINKRGNADDIRKVAMNTGMKTLKFNATRLVMDGITTVDELLRIAYGTD; this is encoded by the coding sequence TTGAGGAATTTCAAGAAGAAGTTGCGTATTGGGGACTTGTTGTTGCAGTACGGTATTATCACAGAGGAACAACTTCAAACCGCACTCAGTCATCAAAAATCCGATGGTGGCAAGATCGGTGAAACCCTTATTAGTCTAGGTTATGTCACCAAACAAAATATAAATGAAGTTTTGGAATACCAACTTGGTATCCCTTATGTTGATTTAACAGAATATAATATTGATAAAGACGCGACCAGTGTCATTACAGAAACACTGGCCAGGCGTCATCTTTTAATACCCATAAAAATTACAGAAACTGAATTATATGTAGCCATGGAAGACCCTCTTAATATTTTTGCCATTGATGATGTGCGCATCTTCTCCGGTAAGGATATTATTCCTATGTTGGCAACTGAGGATCAGGTCTTAAAAGCCATTGATTTACACTATGGTAAGGAACAAGCCAATCAAGCTGCAGAGCAGTATAAGGCAGAGCATTCCACGGAAATCGATCAAGGCCTTCAAGATCTAGAAGGTGCTTCGGATTCCGCTGTTAAGAATGCACCGATTGTAAAGCTGGTTAATACCATATTAGAACAAGGGGTACATAATAGAGCCAGTGACGTTCATATCGAGCCCTATGAAAAGAGAATTCGTGTTCGGTATCGCATCGACGGTAACTTGAAGCAACTCTTTGAATATGAGCCTTCCTTATTATCTGCTATTGTAGCTAGAATTAAGATCATGGGCGGTATGGATATAGCCGAAAAAAGAAAACCTCAAGACGGGCGTATCTCGATTACCGTAGACCGTCTGGAATATGATATACGTGTATCCAGTCTTCCCACCACCTATGGTGAAAAAGTGGTTATGCGGATCAATTCAAAAGAAGGCTTTAACAAAGGTAAAAGTGAACTTGGTCTCTTCAGAGATGATCTGGAGAAATTTGAAAATATATTAAGCAATCCATTTGGTATCATTCTCGTAACAGGACCGACGGGAAGTGGTAAGTCAACAACCCTCTATACAGCTCTTAATGAGATTAACGATGAAGAAATTAATATCGTAACCGTTGAAGACCCAGTGGAATCCCAGATTCAAGGGATTAATCAAGTTCAAGTTAATGTCAAGGCGGGGCTTAGTTTTGCAACAGCCCTTAGATCCATCTTACGACAAGACCCGGATGTTATCATGATCGGGGAGATACGTGATGGTGAGACAGCAGAAATCGCTGTTAAGGCATCTGTAACAGGTCACCTTGTTGTGAGTACCTTGCATACCAACGATGCACCAAGCTCCATCACCCGGCTAATGGATATGGGTATAGAGCCTTTCTTAATCGGAGCATCCGTAGTAGGTGTTATTGCCCAGCGTTTGGTCAGAAGACTATGCCCCAAATGCCGTACAAAAGCCCCTGCCACTGAATTTGAAAAAAATATCCTTAACATATCAGAAGAAGATGACCTACAGTTATACAAAGCTGTTGGTTGTCATGTATGTAACCATACCGGCTATATGGGGCGTATTGGTGTCTATGAGATTATGCCTGTAGGCCATGAAATTCGAAACATTATTAATAAAAGAGGTAATGCTGACGATATAAGAAAGGTAGCTATGAATACAGGTATGAAAACCTTAAAATTTAACGCAACCAGGTTGGTCATGGATGGCATTACCACAGTGGATGAGTTGCTTAGAATAGCTTACGGCACAGATTAA
- a CDS encoding type II secretion system F family protein, whose amino-acid sequence MANYLYSAMDKAGKVKKGRLEANSSKTATQMLKDSGLYPLEITEEGNLQKDLVIGNPVKTKDLTIFCQQFEAVLSAGISVLEALHLLREQTENKHFRKIISDLYSSVEQGESLSKSMTKHPKTFPAILINMIEAGEVSGNLEVALSRMASHFEKEFKLQQSIKKATTYPLVVSFISLGVVILLLVVVIPTFVGMFSEMGMELPLTTRMLLAMSNFVITKWYILIMVVLLAIGGITYYSKSEVGKMTLGGLKLKAPLFGPLNTKVVASRFARTLSTLLASGLPLLEAIEVVSKVVDNHSVMKGLMDAKDQVSKGFPLSKPIEEMGVFPPMITHMVRIGEDTGQLEPILDKVADFYDTEVETAVSQLTTMLEPLIIVVLAVVVGFVVISIIQPMFQMYDGVSNYS is encoded by the coding sequence ATGGCTAATTATTTATATTCAGCCATGGACAAAGCTGGTAAAGTCAAAAAAGGCAGATTAGAAGCCAACAGTAGTAAAACGGCAACTCAGATGCTAAAAGACAGTGGACTTTATCCTTTGGAAATAACTGAAGAGGGAAACCTGCAAAAAGACCTTGTCATTGGCAATCCTGTCAAGACAAAAGATTTGACAATATTTTGCCAACAGTTTGAGGCTGTATTATCTGCAGGTATCAGTGTACTAGAAGCTCTACATCTCTTGAGAGAACAAACCGAGAACAAGCATTTTAGAAAAATTATCTCGGATTTATACAGTTCTGTAGAGCAGGGTGAATCCTTATCCAAATCCATGACCAAACATCCAAAGACTTTCCCGGCCATTCTTATTAACATGATTGAAGCAGGTGAAGTCAGCGGTAACCTTGAAGTGGCCTTAAGTCGTATGGCGTCCCACTTTGAGAAAGAATTCAAGCTTCAACAGAGCATCAAAAAAGCAACTACCTACCCACTTGTAGTGTCCTTCATATCTCTAGGGGTGGTTATATTACTCTTGGTGGTGGTTATACCAACTTTTGTAGGAATGTTCAGTGAAATGGGCATGGAATTGCCCTTAACCACAAGAATGCTACTGGCCATGAGCAACTTTGTCATTACCAAATGGTACATCCTTATTATGGTTGTACTGCTGGCAATCGGTGGTATCACTTATTATTCAAAATCTGAAGTCGGCAAAATGACACTGGGCGGTCTCAAGCTTAAAGCACCCTTGTTTGGACCCCTTAACACCAAAGTCGTGGCATCACGATTTGCTAGAACCTTGAGTACATTACTTGCATCCGGGTTGCCTTTACTTGAAGCCATAGAAGTGGTCTCCAAGGTGGTGGACAACCATTCGGTTATGAAAGGTCTTATGGATGCCAAGGATCAAGTCAGTAAAGGCTTTCCTTTATCTAAGCCCATAGAAGAAATGGGTGTGTTTCCTCCCATGATTACCCATATGGTGCGTATAGGTGAAGACACAGGACAACTAGAGCCCATACTGGACAAAGTGGCTGATTTCTATGACACCGAAGTCGAAACCGCTGTATCTCAACTTACCACCATGTTGGAACCTTTGATCATCGTTGTTTTGGCCGTTGTGGTCGGCTTCGTGGTCATCTCCATCATTCAACCCATGTTCCAGATGTACGACGGTGTCAGTAACTACAGTTAA
- a CDS encoding type IV pilus twitching motility protein PilT: MITIEELLGLAKDKKASDVHITVGVPPILRINGDLEYLPYDIMLPDTSKALILPIMIEEQRKVFDKNGEVDFSFAIPSLGRFRVNAFMQRGSVAAAFRLVGSEIPSPTALGMPSSIQDLYTKKRGLVLVTGPTGSGKSTTLASFINEINQRRSAHVITLEDPIEYLHKHKKSIVNQREIGLDTFSYANALRAALRQDPDVILVGEMRDLETIAIAITAAETGHLVLSTLHTIGATNTIDRIIDVFPPHQQQQVRVQLSAVLTAVVSQQLIPTLDGKGRCAAFEVMHANPAVRNLIRENKTHQILSIMQTNKRLGMQTMDDAILELLRTASISRDDALTFAQDPANLERRM, from the coding sequence ATGATTACCATCGAAGAACTTCTTGGCTTAGCCAAAGATAAAAAAGCTTCCGACGTTCATATAACCGTAGGGGTACCGCCTATACTTAGAATCAACGGTGATCTTGAATACCTACCCTACGATATCATGCTACCGGATACATCCAAAGCTTTGATTCTTCCTATCATGATAGAAGAACAAAGAAAAGTTTTTGACAAAAACGGAGAAGTAGACTTCTCTTTTGCCATACCCAGTTTGGGACGATTTAGAGTAAATGCTTTTATGCAGAGAGGCTCCGTTGCGGCAGCCTTTCGTCTTGTTGGTTCGGAAATTCCTAGTCCGACAGCACTGGGCATGCCAAGCTCAATTCAGGATCTCTATACCAAGAAAAGAGGCTTAGTCCTGGTAACAGGACCAACAGGTAGTGGTAAGTCCACAACCTTAGCCTCTTTTATTAATGAGATTAATCAGCGTAGGAGTGCTCATGTTATAACCCTTGAAGATCCTATAGAATATCTGCATAAGCACAAAAAAAGTATCGTCAATCAAAGAGAAATCGGTTTGGACACTTTCAGTTATGCCAATGCACTAAGAGCAGCACTTAGACAAGATCCGGACGTGATTCTTGTAGGTGAGATGCGGGACCTTGAAACCATTGCCATTGCCATAACGGCAGCAGAGACAGGCCATCTTGTATTATCAACCTTGCATACCATCGGAGCGACCAACACCATTGACAGGATTATAGACGTCTTTCCACCCCATCAACAACAACAGGTGCGTGTTCAGTTGTCTGCAGTATTAACTGCGGTGGTATCTCAGCAACTTATACCGACCCTCGATGGCAAAGGACGATGTGCGGCTTTTGAAGTTATGCATGCCAATCCGGCGGTGCGTAATCTAATTCGTGAGAACAAAACCCATCAGATCCTATCCATTATGCAGACCAACAAAAGATTGGGTATGCAAACCATGGATGATGCCATCTTAGAGCTGCTTAGAACCGCCAGCATCTCCAGAGATGATGCTCTAACCTTTGCACAGGATCCTGCTAATCTTGAAAGAAGAATGTAG
- a CDS encoding prepilin peptidase: protein MIILFLLYGIIIGSFLNVCILRIPLHESITFDRSHCPKCGYVLKWYDLIPLLSYIILRGKCRSCQTKISFQYPIIELLNGAAYLGIYLYLGLTWQTVIACLLFSALLVVFMIDFRYKIIPNGLVLFILVLGVVQTFLTGHYLRHIIGFFIVSGILILLSLIVKNGMGMGDIKLMAAAGLLLGWDKILLALMIGAILGSVIGISLIALKIIKPREAIPFGPFLATGIMTAMLFGEQIIHWYIELVKL from the coding sequence ATGATTATCCTATTTTTGCTCTACGGCATCATCATCGGCTCATTTCTTAATGTATGTATTTTAAGAATACCTTTGCATGAAAGTATTACCTTTGACCGTTCTCATTGTCCTAAGTGTGGTTATGTATTGAAGTGGTATGATCTTATACCTCTACTGAGCTACATCATCCTTCGTGGCAAGTGTCGGTCATGTCAGACAAAAATATCTTTCCAATACCCAATCATAGAGCTGCTCAACGGAGCAGCCTATTTGGGTATTTATCTATACTTGGGCTTAACTTGGCAAACGGTCATAGCTTGCCTCTTGTTCTCAGCGCTGTTGGTGGTTTTCATGATTGATTTTAGGTATAAGATTATACCTAATGGTCTGGTACTGTTTATATTGGTATTAGGTGTCGTGCAGACGTTCTTAACGGGGCATTATCTAAGACATATTATAGGCTTCTTTATCGTCAGCGGCATATTAATCCTTCTAAGTCTAATAGTAAAAAACGGTATGGGTATGGGAGACATTAAGCTGATGGCTGCGGCAGGACTCCTACTTGGATGGGACAAGATATTACTGGCCCTTATGATTGGGGCCATACTGGGCTCGGTTATTGGCATAAGCCTCATTGCACTTAAGATTATAAAACCTAGAGAAGCCATACCTTTTGGACCGTTTTTAGCCACTGGGATTATGACAGCCATGCTATTTGGCGAACAAATTATACATTGGTATATCGAACTCGTAAAATTGTAA
- a CDS encoding prepilin-type N-terminal cleavage/methylation domain-containing protein, with translation MRELFKRVFKKEEGFSLIELIIVIAILAIIAAIAVPTLLGNIDKANKSTDTSNAKLIADAVAMAIAENPTLEGVDVSQVFDTSAGATDADDIIDGAIAKLNGQIPLIKAKDNGTGDEFFVILDGTTGAIEVRADAVGGALLFPN, from the coding sequence ATGAGAGAATTATTCAAGCGTGTATTTAAGAAAGAAGAAGGTTTTTCACTGATCGAGCTCATCATCGTCATCGCAATTTTAGCAATTATTGCAGCGATTGCCGTACCAACTCTACTAGGTAACATTGATAAGGCAAACAAAAGTACTGATACTTCTAATGCCAAGTTGATAGCTGATGCAGTTGCTATGGCAATTGCTGAAAACCCAACTTTAGAGGGTGTAGATGTTTCTCAAGTTTTTGATACTTCCGCTGGAGCAACGGATGCGGATGATATAATCGACGGTGCTATAGCAAAGTTAAATGGTCAAATTCCATTAATCAAAGCGAAAGATAATGGTACTGGAGATGAATTTTTTGTAATACTTGATGGTACTACAGGTGCGATTGAAGTAAGAGCTGATGCTGTTGGTGGAGCTCTATTATTCCCTAACTAA
- a CDS encoding O-methyltransferase: MIPITNPEVRAYLASVKPDRESKLEALYQEAIAHNIPIIKHEMEDFLRLMVVMNRPVRILEIGTAIGYSSIIMSLASEVPLQIITLERSHKMIEQAKINIKKFGFEKNITIMEGDAVQVLKTLKEPFDMIFMDAAKGQYMNFYEDTMRLLREGGILIADNVLQEGLVAKSRFAVTRRQRTIHGRMREFLRTLSNNEDLTTSILPIADGATVSMKKRSKNE, encoded by the coding sequence ATGATACCTATAACCAATCCGGAAGTAAGAGCCTATTTAGCGTCTGTAAAACCGGATAGAGAAAGTAAGCTCGAAGCTCTATATCAAGAGGCAATAGCCCATAACATTCCTATTATCAAGCATGAAATGGAAGACTTTCTACGCCTTATGGTTGTGATGAATCGCCCTGTACGGATACTGGAGATCGGTACCGCCATTGGCTATTCCTCTATTATCATGTCATTGGCATCAGAAGTACCACTTCAAATTATAACCCTTGAAAGATCCCATAAGATGATTGAACAAGCCAAAATCAACATTAAAAAATTTGGCTTTGAAAAAAACATTACCATCATGGAAGGGGATGCAGTTCAAGTTCTAAAAACCTTAAAAGAGCCTTTTGACATGATTTTCATGGATGCAGCCAAAGGGCAATATATGAATTTTTATGAAGATACCATGCGACTCCTAAGAGAAGGTGGTATACTTATTGCGGACAATGTTTTGCAGGAAGGTCTTGTAGCCAAATCCAGATTTGCCGTAACAAGAAGACAAAGAACCATTCATGGTCGGATGCGTGAGTTTCTCAGAACACTATCTAACAATGAAGACTTGACAACATCTATTTTACCGATTGCAGACGGTGCCACTGTTAGTATGAAAAAAAGGAGCAAAAATGAATAA
- a CDS encoding ribonuclease J — translation MNKSKSKLKILPLGGLEQIGMNITIFEYEDDIIVVDCGIAFPEDEMLGIDLVIPDVEYLKTNIDKVRGIVLTHGHEDHIGALPYVLRDINVPIYGTKLTIGLVENKLREHKILNDVNRNVITPGQKINLGVFNIEFIRTTHSIPDPVALAITTPVGVVVHTGDFKIDFTPIYGKPIDLQKFAEIGKKGVLLLMADSTNAERPGYTMSETTVARAFDELFSEFKGKRIIVATFASNVDRVQQIIHAAGKYKRKVVVEGRSMINVVATAIELGYIKMPPKMMITHEEMSQYRDGQIVIITTGSQGEPMAALSRMASKTHRHINIQKGDKVILSSKPIPGNEKTVSKVINSLFSQGAEVIFEDTHVSGHAYQEELKLIHSLVMPKYFIPLHGEVRHMKKHAELAESLGMRSDRITILAPGDVYEIDFHSAEKTGHVNSQPIFVDGLGVGDVGSVVLRDRQKLSQDGLLTVVITMSKQTREVLAGPDIVSRGFVYVRESSDMMVEARAVVVKALDQCSRKNIRDWNKIKMSVRDALRDYLWVQTKRNPMILPVIMEVDA, via the coding sequence GGATGTCGAATATCTTAAGACAAACATTGACAAAGTCAGAGGTATTGTATTGACCCACGGTCATGAAGACCATATAGGCGCATTGCCTTATGTTCTACGTGATATCAACGTGCCCATATATGGTACAAAGCTTACAATAGGTCTTGTAGAGAATAAGCTCAGGGAACATAAGATTCTAAATGACGTCAATAGAAACGTCATAACACCAGGACAAAAAATTAATCTAGGTGTATTTAACATTGAATTTATACGTACCACTCATTCCATACCCGACCCTGTGGCATTGGCAATAACCACACCGGTCGGCGTTGTTGTGCATACGGGTGACTTTAAAATCGACTTTACCCCCATTTATGGTAAACCGATTGACTTACAAAAGTTTGCAGAAATCGGTAAAAAAGGTGTACTACTGTTAATGGCAGATTCTACCAATGCAGAAAGACCCGGCTATACCATGTCTGAAACCACGGTTGCCCGTGCTTTTGATGAATTGTTTTCAGAATTCAAAGGGAAAAGAATCATTGTTGCCACGTTTGCATCTAATGTAGATCGTGTGCAGCAAATCATACATGCAGCAGGAAAATACAAGCGTAAAGTGGTGGTCGAAGGTCGTAGCATGATAAATGTTGTGGCAACAGCCATTGAACTTGGTTATATAAAAATGCCACCCAAAATGATGATTACGCATGAAGAGATGAGTCAATATAGAGACGGACAGATTGTTATTATTACAACCGGTAGTCAAGGAGAGCCTATGGCGGCTCTGTCAAGGATGGCATCTAAGACCCATCGACACATCAACATTCAAAAAGGTGATAAAGTAATATTAAGTTCTAAACCGATTCCCGGAAATGAAAAAACTGTATCTAAGGTTATTAATTCCTTATTTTCTCAAGGTGCAGAAGTTATATTTGAAGATACCCATGTTTCCGGACATGCTTACCAAGAAGAATTAAAACTGATTCATTCATTGGTCATGCCGAAGTATTTCATACCATTACATGGTGAAGTCAGACATATGAAGAAACATGCGGAACTTGCTGAATCTTTAGGCATGCGTTCGGACCGTATTACAATATTAGCACCTGGTGATGTGTATGAAATAGATTTTCATAGTGCCGAGAAAACAGGTCATGTTAATTCACAACCGATTTTCGTTGATGGCTTAGGCGTTGGTGATGTTGGTAGTGTTGTACTAAGAGACAGACAAAAATTATCTCAAGATGGTTTGTTGACAGTGGTTATTACAATGTCCAAACAAACAAGAGAAGTTCTGGCAGGACCGGATATTGTATCTAGAGGATTTGTTTATGTACGTGAATCCAGTGATATGATGGTTGAAGCCAGAGCAGTCGTTGTAAAGGCGCTTGACCAATGCAGTCGTAAAAATATTAGAGACTGGAATAAAATAAAAATGTCAGTAAGGGATGCCCTAAGAGATTATTTATGGGTTCAAACCAAACGAAATCCTATGATATTACCAGTGATCATGGAAGTAGACGCATAA